The Treponema phagedenis DNA segment TGTTTTATTCAAAAAAATTAAACGCACTCTCCCTGGGAAGGGATGTTTGTACTAATCTCGGCATTCCCCATAAAAGATGTGTTATATACACTCTTATCTTAGTTTCGATACTTATGTCCGTTTCAACGGCACTGGTCGGACCTATTACGTTTTTGGGTTTTTTAGTTGCGGCATTGACATATCAAATTGCCCCAACATACGACCATCGCTATGTTTTTCCGATGGTTCTGGCAGTTTCGTATACAGTACTTACCGGTGCATATTTTTTAATGTATCATGTATTTAGTGCGCAGGGCGTAGTCTCGCTCATTATTGAACTGTTTGGCGGACTTGCATTTTTAATTGTGATATTGAGGAAGGGAAAATTATGATCGAAGTAAAAAATGCAAAAAAGAAATATTCTAAAGAGGTTCAAATCGGACCGCTTACAATTAATATACCGGAGGCGGGTATTACTTCGCTGGTGGGACCGAACGGTGCGGGAAAATCTACAATGCTGCTTATGATTGGCAGACTTTTGGGTCTTGATGAAGGGCAGATTTTAGTTGCGGGCTTGGACACGGTGAGCGCTAACTCGGAAGCCTTGGCAAAGGTTCTTGCCGTGCTGCGGCAGGAAAATCTTTTTGTAACCCGCCTTACTGTGCGCCAGTTGGTCGGCTTCGGGCGTTTCCCGTACACAAAGGGAAGACTCAATAAAGTAGATGAAAAGATTATCTCAAAATATATTGACTTTTTGGGATTGACAGATTTGGAAAACCGCTATCTTGACGAGCTTTCAGGCGGACAGCGTCAGCGCGCATACGTTGCCATGGTGCTCTGTCAAGACACGGATTATCTTTTGCTGGATGAGCCGCTCAATAATTTGGATGTTTCCCGGTCGGTGCAAATGCTTACCCATCTTCGCCATGCCGCAGACGAATTCGGCAAAACTATTGTTATGGTTTTGCATGATATTAACTTTGCTGCCCGCTATTCCGACAGAATATGCTGCATGAAAGAAGGCAGGATTGTTGAATTCGGCACGCCTGCGGAAGTTATGCAAGGCGAAAAACTAAGCAAAATCTTTGAAACTAAAATAGAGATTATACAAGGCCCATACGGACCGATTGCAATATATTAGTACAGCGTTTTTTGACATCTTCAATTAGTTTTTTTAATTCATTCAATATAAAAGAGTCCGACACGGCGCAACGGTGGGCAGTTTACCATAGGGCGAAGTTTTGAAAATTTACTGTAACTTCGCCAACGAGTTTTAAAGCTTCAATTTTACAGTTTTATGTTGATGCTTTAAAACATCGTTTGGAATTTAGCAACGGTGAGTAAGTTTACCATAGGAATGCCTGCACCGCGCTGACGCCAAGCAAACTCCCAAAGCATCGCACGCCAAAAACCATCCCCCGACAGTCTGCGCGCACAGCAGAATGTCTATCATTATAATGCTAGACTCTTTCTCTTTTTTTATGTGGAACCACGGGCGTCCGTGCCCGTTCTGATTTTTCCATCTGTGCGTAATTTACCATAGGAATGCTGAATCTCTAACTCGTTAGTACAATGCAGCAAATAATATAACAAAAACTTACTTACAAAACCGTTTTCTTAATAAAAGAGAAAGTTTGTCGATTTA contains these protein-coding regions:
- a CDS encoding ABC transporter ATP-binding protein, coding for MIEVKNAKKKYSKEVQIGPLTINIPEAGITSLVGPNGAGKSTMLLMIGRLLGLDEGQILVAGLDTVSANSEALAKVLAVLRQENLFVTRLTVRQLVGFGRFPYTKGRLNKVDEKIISKYIDFLGLTDLENRYLDELSGGQRQRAYVAMVLCQDTDYLLLDEPLNNLDVSRSVQMLTHLRHAADEFGKTIVMVLHDINFAARYSDRICCMKEGRIVEFGTPAEVMQGEKLSKIFETKIEIIQGPYGPIAIY